TCCATTACTCAAAAACAAAAACCGTCTTCAGCGTTTGACTTACTGGACTGATCACCCCCTTATCCGTTACACGGCTGCTCTCCAACAGCTCGCCTACGGCCGCATCGCAATCTTCCAAGTTATACTTTTTTGTAACTATCCCCTGAAGCTCCGGATGCTCTTTTGCAAACTGAATGGCTTCCTCAAATTTGTATCTATATTCCCCAGCTCCGATCAGCTGAATGGCATTTTGGATCATCTTCGTCGGTTTGCACGTATACTCATATTTCGCATTGATCCCGAAAGCAATCATCCTGCCGCCCCGGTCAATCCAGCGTTCGGCCATCTCAAGTTGGTTGCCGACGGTATCGATAACCACATCGAATTTGCCATTTTGCGTTAGTCCCTCAAGCATGGACGCATGTAATTGATCTGGAGAGCATGCTAAGTCTGCAATTTCCTGCGCTCGAGATAGACGGTAGGGATTTACTTCCGTAGCCACTGTAACTCTAGTCTTATGGGTGCTCACATACTGGCACAGCATACCCATAGGCCCTGATCCCAAAACAAGTACAGTTTCCTCTGACGTCACTCTTGCTGCTTCAAAGTTATGCAGGACACAGGCCAGCGGCTCAATCAAGACTGCAGCTTCCCAGCTCATCCCGTCATCCAGCTTATGGATAAACCTCTTATCACATACAAAATATCTCGCAAACGTCCCTTGTCTATTTAAACCTGCTATGGGCATGCCGCTCCCATCGCTCCCTACACATAAATGCGGGTTATCCCGATTGCAATAGTAACACTCGCCGCAGCTTTGATTCGGGTCAATAACAACACGATCACCAATGCTCAACTGCTGCACATTGTCGCCCACTTCAACAACAATACCTACTGCTTCATGACCACGAATGATGCCGGCAACTCCCTCTTCTTTCCCTGTAATCACAGCGAGGTCTGTTCCGCATATGCCAGTCATATGAATCTCGACTTTCACATCATTTGCTGAGACGATAATAGGCTCCGGCATCTCGCAAAGCTCCAGCTTTCTTCCTTCTGTCCACACTAACGCCTTCACGATTTCAACTCCTTTGCACGCAATATTTGAAACCCGAATCCCGGAAGCGTAACGGAATACGCCATCCCCACCTCAATGAAGCCTCCGTTCCAAGCATCCTCCCATTCTCCCTCTGAAATATAAGCATCGATACGCTGAGGATGAGGTGCCGCATTCATGATGATCACAAAGCGTTCCTCGCCAAGCTTACGTTCATAAATCAATCTAAAATCCTTCGGTTCAGCTGAAAGGAATATAAAGTCGCCATACCGCAATGACGCATATTTCTTTCGCATGGCAATCGCTTTTTTGAAAAAATCCAGCAAATCATGATCTTGTTTGGCCGTGTTCCATTCCATGCACTTCCGATTATCCGGGTCATTCTCACCGGTAAGACCGATTTCATCGCCGTAATACATACAAGGCGCACCTGGATAAGTAAATTGAAAGATAGATGCAAGCTTCATCCGATCTTTATTTCCCTTGCATAAAGTAAGCAGCCTCGGAATATCATGACTGCTCAGCAAATTAAAAGCAGCTTCGTTGACCTGCTGCGGATAAAAAGTAAGCTGAGTCGCAATCGCATCGGCAAACTCGCGACTGTCCATGACATTCTTCACGAAAAATTTCAGAGCAAAATCCGTTACCGGGTAGTTCATAACAGCATCTAATTGATCTCCCTGCAGCCAAGCCATCGAGTCATGCATAATCTCGCCAAGCAAGAACGCTTCCGGTTTCGCCGCTTTCACCACTTCCCTCAGCTTCCTCCAGAAACGATGATCCACTTCGTTCGCGACATCCAGCCGATAACCGTCAATATCCGTTTCCTCGATCCAAAACTTGGCGATGTTCAATAAATATTCGCACAATTCCGGATTGGCCGTGTTGAATTTGGGCATTGTCGGTTCAAAACCGAATGTTTCATAGCTCGCTTTCCCATCTTTCACCTGCATCGGCCATTCCCGCACGAGGAACCAATCCGCGTATTTGGAATCCTGCCCCTTTTCCAGCACGTCGACAAAAGGAGGGAAATGGCTGCCGCAATGATTAAACACGAGGTCCAGCAGAACGCGGATTCCTTTGGCGTGACAAGCCGTTACCAGCTGTTTCAAAGTCTCATTCGTACCAAAGTGGGGGTCGACTTGCCAGTAATCGATCGTGTCGTATTTGTGGTAGGACGGCGCCAGAAATAGCGGATTCAAGTAAATAGCATTGATGCCAAGCTCCGCCAAATAGTCCAAATGATCGATGACACCCTGCAAATCCCCGCCAAAATAATTATCTGTGGTCGGCGTGCCCCCCCATGGTTGTGCATGCGCAGGACTTATCGCTGGATTTCCATTTGCAAAACGTTCGGGAAAAATTTGATAAAAGACAGCATCCTTCACCCAGG
This genomic window from Paenibacillus hexagrammi contains:
- a CDS encoding zinc-dependent alcohol dehydrogenase, whose protein sequence is MKALVWTEGRKLELCEMPEPIIVSANDVKVEIHMTGICGTDLAVITGKEEGVAGIIRGHEAVGIVVEVGDNVQQLSIGDRVVIDPNQSCGECYYCNRDNPHLCVGSDGSGMPIAGLNRQGTFARYFVCDKRFIHKLDDGMSWEAAVLIEPLACVLHNFEAARVTSEETVLVLGSGPMGMLCQYVSTHKTRVTVATEVNPYRLSRAQEIADLACSPDQLHASMLEGLTQNGKFDVVIDTVGNQLEMAERWIDRGGRMIAFGINAKYEYTCKPTKMIQNAIQLIGAGEYRYKFEEAIQFAKEHPELQGIVTKKYNLEDCDAAVGELLESSRVTDKGVISPVSQTLKTVFVFE
- a CDS encoding alpha-glycosidase — encoded protein: MNLHALYHRSKQSWAYAYDLKTVKLRLRTERNDIETVDVVYGDKYNWNMTEQTASMHKWMSDELYDYWEAAVQPPNGRLSYRFYLKKGESRIWYSERWCKEQPPKESFGNFEYPYLSSADIISPPSWVKDAVFYQIFPERFANGNPAISPAHAQPWGGTPTTDNYFGGDLQGVIDHLDYLAELGINAIYLNPLFLAPSYHKYDTIDYWQVDPHFGTNETLKQLVTACHAKGIRVLLDLVFNHCGSHFPPFVDVLEKGQDSKYADWFLVREWPMQVKDGKASYETFGFEPTMPKFNTANPELCEYLLNIAKFWIEETDIDGYRLDVANEVDHRFWRKLREVVKAAKPEAFLLGEIMHDSMAWLQGDQLDAVMNYPVTDFALKFFVKNVMDSREFADAIATQLTFYPQQVNEAAFNLLSSHDIPRLLTLCKGNKDRMKLASIFQFTYPGAPCMYYGDEIGLTGENDPDNRKCMEWNTAKQDHDLLDFFKKAIAMRKKYASLRYGDFIFLSAEPKDFRLIYERKLGEERFVIIMNAAPHPQRIDAYISEGEWEDAWNGGFIEVGMAYSVTLPGFGFQILRAKELKS